In one window of Temnothorax longispinosus isolate EJ_2023e chromosome 9, Tlon_JGU_v1, whole genome shotgun sequence DNA:
- the LOC139819401 gene encoding ester hydrolase C11orf54 homolog isoform X1 — MFKKLTIDVAACPCLTGEPFNLAGVGLSGNASIIEVGNYTNFMSTPQYDTAKWNFREILSLTTYDSFIIGSDYAAKPYMPYNGHLIMNAVYRAPTNITNASRIAFADNGRSRIEMLTDPYQIMCSFVGNFFVSEGRNGNVLRVRAKGRESNLDIITIMQGILYKRYCEKKNCTVALGGVLRIKNGRMTQNIMPGQYPPRVSSFIDLARWFQYHNMYFESDLIAVGTIVNTKSIGHRSALRFG, encoded by the exons atgttTAAAAAGTTGACGATTGACGTAGCTGCCTGCCCTTGTTTAACCGGAGAACCATTCAATCTTGCCGGAGTAG GTTTAAGTGGCAATGCATCAATAATAGAAGTCGGTAATTATACGAACTTTATGTCAACTCCGCAGTATGATACCGCAAAATGGaattttcgggaaatattatcattaacCACCTACGATTCCTTCATCATCGGATCTGATTATGCTGCAAAGCCATACATGCCTTACAACGGACAc CTTATAATGAACGCGGTGTACAGAGCACCTACGAATATCACGAACGCGAGTCGCATCGCTTTCGCAGATAACGGACGGAGCAGAATAGAAATGTTAACTGACCCCTATCAAATAATGTGCTCTTTTGTAGGCAACTTTTTTGTCAGCGAGGGCAGAAATGGTAATGTTCTTAGAGTGCGCGCCAAGGGTCGCGAATCcaatttagatattataacaataatgcaAGGCATTCTTTACAAACGTTAttgtgaaaaaaagaattgtactGTTG CTTTAGGTGGCGTTCTTAGGATAAAAAATGGACGAATGACGCAAAACATTATGCCGGGACAATATCCGCCGCGGGTGTCGTCATTTATCGATCTCGCTAGATGGTTTCAATATCACAACATGTATTTCGAGTCAGATCTGATAGCTGTTGGCACAATAGTTAACACCAAATCTATTGGACACAGAAGTGCGTTACGGTtcg GTTAA
- the LOC139819401 gene encoding ester hydrolase C11orf54 homolog isoform X2: protein MFKKLTIDVAACPCLTGEPFNLAGVGLSGNASIIEVGNYTNFMSTPQYDTAKWNFREILSLTTYDSFIIGSDYAAKPYMPYNGHLIMNAVYRAPTNITNASRIAFADNGRSRIEMLTDPYQIMCSFVGNFFVSEGRNGNVLRVRAKGRESNLDIITIMQGILYKRYCEKKNCTVALGGVLRIKNGRMTQNIMPGQYPPRVSSFIDLARWFQYHNMYFESDLIAVGTIVNTKSIGHRS from the exons atgttTAAAAAGTTGACGATTGACGTAGCTGCCTGCCCTTGTTTAACCGGAGAACCATTCAATCTTGCCGGAGTAG GTTTAAGTGGCAATGCATCAATAATAGAAGTCGGTAATTATACGAACTTTATGTCAACTCCGCAGTATGATACCGCAAAATGGaattttcgggaaatattatcattaacCACCTACGATTCCTTCATCATCGGATCTGATTATGCTGCAAAGCCATACATGCCTTACAACGGACAc CTTATAATGAACGCGGTGTACAGAGCACCTACGAATATCACGAACGCGAGTCGCATCGCTTTCGCAGATAACGGACGGAGCAGAATAGAAATGTTAACTGACCCCTATCAAATAATGTGCTCTTTTGTAGGCAACTTTTTTGTCAGCGAGGGCAGAAATGGTAATGTTCTTAGAGTGCGCGCCAAGGGTCGCGAATCcaatttagatattataacaataatgcaAGGCATTCTTTACAAACGTTAttgtgaaaaaaagaattgtactGTTG CTTTAGGTGGCGTTCTTAGGATAAAAAATGGACGAATGACGCAAAACATTATGCCGGGACAATATCCGCCGCGGGTGTCGTCATTTATCGATCTCGCTAGATGGTTTCAATATCACAACATGTATTTCGAGTCAGATCTGATAGCTGTTGGCACAATAGTTAACACCAAATCTATTGGACACAGAA GTTAA